A stretch of the Vitis vinifera cultivar Pinot Noir 40024 chromosome 16, ASM3070453v1 genome encodes the following:
- the LOC100254872 gene encoding receptor-like protein EIX1, whose amino-acid sequence MAISRVIIVFPLLCFLSSTISILCDPYPLVCNETEKHALLSFKHALFDPEHNLSSWSAQEDCCGWNGVRCHNITGRVVDLDLFDFGLVGKVSPALFQLEFLNYLDLSWNDFGGTPIPSFLGSMQSLTYLDLSFASFGGLIPLELGNLSNLLHLGLGGADSSYEPQLYAENLRWISHLSSLKLLFMNEVDLHREVQWVESISMLSSISELFLEDCELDNMSPSLEYVNFTSLTVLSLHGNHFNHELPNWLSNLTASLLQLDLSGNCLKGHIPRTIIELRYLNVLYLSSNQLTWQIPEYLGQLKHLEDLSLGYNSFVGPIPSSLGNLSSLISLSLYGNKLNGTLPSSLWLLSNLETLMIGNNSLADTISEVHFDKLSKLKYLDMSSTSLTFKVNSNWVPPFQLEAMWMSSCQMSPKFPTWLQTQTFLRNLDISKSGIVDIAPTWFWKWASHLQWIDLSDNQISGDLSGVWLNNILIHLNSNCFTGLLPALSPNVTVLNMANNSFSGPISHFLCQKLNGRSKLEALDLSNNDLSGELPLCWKSWQSLTHVNLGNNNFSGKIPDSIGSLFSLKALHLQNNGLSGSIPSSLRDCTSLGLLDLSGNKLLGNVPNWIGELAALKVLCLRSNKFIAEIPSQICQLSSLIVLDVSDNELSGIIPKCLNNFSLMAAIETPDDLFTDLEHSSYELEGLVLMTVGRELEYKGILKYVRMVDLSSNNFSGSIPTELSQLFGLRFLNVSKNHLMGRIPEKIGRMTSLLSLDLSTNHLSGEIPQSLADLTFLNRLNLSHNQFRGRIPLSTQLQSFDAFSYIGNAQLCGAPLTKNCTEDDESQGMDTIDENEEGSEMRWFYISMGLGFIVGFWGVCGALLFKENWRYAYFQFLYDIRDWVYVAVAIRLNWFHDNLRRLLVSETLH is encoded by the coding sequence ATGGCAATCTCTAGAGTAATCATTGTGTTTCCCTTGCTTTGCTTTCTCTCCTCAACCATCTCAATTCTATGTGACCCATACCCCTTGGTTTGCAATGAAACTGAGAAACATGCCCTTTTAAGCTTCAAACATGCTCTCTTTGATCCTGAACACAACCTCTCATCTTGGTCTGCTCAGGAAGACTGTTGTGGATGGAATGGAGTCCGCTGCCATAACATCACTGGTAGAGTTGTTGACCTCGACCTCTTTGATTTTGGATTGGTTGGCAAGGTTAGTCCTGCTTTGTTCCAATTAGAATTTTTGAATTACTTGGACTTGAGCTGGAATGATTTTGGAGGTACTCCTATTCCAAGTTTCTTGGGTTCCATGCAGAGTTTAACATACCTCGACCTCTCATTTGCTTCATTTGGTGGACTAATCCCTCTTGAGCTTGGAAATCTTTCCAACCTTCTTCACCTTGGTCTAGGAGGTGCTGATTCCTCCTACGAGCCACAACTTTATGCTGAGAACCTTCGTTGgatttctcatctttcttcTTTGAAACTCCTATTTATGAATGAGGTTGACCTTCATAGGGAAGTTCAATGGGTTGAATCTATATCTATGTTATCTTCCATTTCCGAGTTGTTCTTGGAGGATTGTGAACTTGATAACATGAGTCCATCTCTTGAGTATGTCAATTTTACATCTCTCACAGTCCTTTCTCTTCATGGGAATCATTTCAATCATGAGTTACCCAATTGGCTATCTAATCTCACTGCTAGTCTTTTACAACTCGATCTAAGTGGCAATTGTCTAAAGGGTCATATACCCAGGACCATTATAGAGTTACGTTacttaaatgttttatatttgtCAAGCAATCAACTAACATGGCAAATACCAGAGTATTTAGGGCAACTCAAACATCTAGAAGATCTTTCACTTGGATATAATTCCTTTGTTGGTCCAATTCCTTCATCTCTAGGAAACTTATCATCCTTGATCTCCTTATCTCTGTACGGAAATAAGTTAAACGGAACTCTTCCAAGCAGTTTGTGGCTTCTTTCAAATTTAGAGACTTTAATGATAGGAAATAACTCTTTAGCAGACACAATATCAGAAGTGCATTTTGACAAACTCTCAAAATTGAAGTACTTAGACATGTCCTCAACATCTCTAACTTTCAAAGTCAACTCCAATTGGGTCCCCCCTTTTCAACTTGAAGCCATGTGGATGAGTTCCTGCCAGATGAGCCCCAAGTTTCCTACATGGCTACAAACTCAAACATTTCTTCGGAATCTGGACATTTCCAAGTCAGGAATTGTGGACATAGCTCCAACATGGTTCTGGAAGTGGGCTTCACATCTTCAATGGATCGATCTCTCTGATAACCAGATATCCGGGGATTTATCTGGAGTTTGGCTTAACAATATTCTTATCCATTTGAACTCTAATTGCTTCACCGGTCTGTTACCTGCATTGTCTCCAAATGTTACTGTATTGAACATGGCCAACAATTCGTTTTCGGGACCAATTTCCCATTTCTTGTGCCAAAAGTTGAACGGAAGAAGTAAATTGGAGGCGCTGGACTTGTCAAATAATGATTTATCTGGAGAGCTTCCTCTATGTTGGAAGTCTTGGCAGTCTCTGACTCATGTAAACTTGGGAAACAACAACTTTTCGGGTAAAATTCCTGACTCCATAGGCTCTTTATTTTCACTCAAAGCATTGCACCTGCAGAATAATGGCTTATCTGGAAGTATACCCTCGTCCTTGCGAGACTGCACATCTTTGGGTCTCCTGGATTTAAGTGGTAATAAACTTTTGGGAAATGTACCAAATTGGATAGGAGAATTGGCAGCTTTAAAAGTTCTCTGTTTAAGATCCAACAAATTCATTGCCGAAATTCCTTCACAAATCTGCCAACTTTCTTCTCTTATAGTATTGGATGTTTCAGATAATGAGTTGTCTGGAATTATACCCAAGTGTTTGAATAATTTCAGTTTGATGGCCGCAATAGAGACTCCAGATGACCTGTTTACTGATTTAGAACATTCCAGTTATGAATTGGAGGGTCTTGTGTTGATGACAGTTGGAAGAGAACTTGAGTACAAAGGGATTCTTAAATATGTTCGAATGGTAGACCTGTCAAGTAATAATTTTTCTGGATCAATCCCTACTGAATTATCACAACTTTTTGGACTACGGTTCTTAAACGTGTCTAAAAATCATTTGATGGGAAGGATACCGGAGAAAATTGGAAGAATGACATCTTTACTATCTCTTGATCTCTCCACAAACCATCTTTCAGGTGAAATTCCTCAAAGCTTGGCCGATTTAACATTTCTTAATCGCTTGAACCTATCACACAATCAATTTCGGGGAAGAATTCCTTTAAGCACACAGCTTCAGAGCTTTGATGCATTTAGCTACATTGGCAATGCCCAACTTTGCGGAGCCCCTCTTACAAAAAACTGCACAGAAGATGATGAATCTCAAGGTATGGACACCattgatgaaaatgaagaaggtTCTGAAATGCGATGGTTCTACATTAGCATGGGACTTGGGTTCATTGTAGGCTTTTGGGGAGTCTGTGGTGCTCTTTTATTCAAGGAAAATTGGAGGTATGCTTATTTCCAGTTTCTTTATGACATTAGAGACTGGGTATATGTGGCCGTAGCGATAAGGTTGAATTGGTTCCACGACAATTTGAGGAGGCTGTTGGTAAGTGAAACACTTCATTGA